Proteins from one Microbacterium faecale genomic window:
- a CDS encoding alpha/beta hydrolase translates to MLTPPLDNDAVLWSRDPGDDPLIVFLHGYGSDERDLFALREHLPGDFVYASVRAPLEPPFPMSGHSWYAIDSLDSRDPEAITHGATRLLEWLDTVSPTRVGLIGFSQGGAIALQALRLAPERVDFVANLSGYAAGGSLPGDDVIAEQRPPVFWGRGSADTVIPQAAIQHTTEWLPGHSDLVGRIYPGLSHAVSPQELEDLARFVAKQLD, encoded by the coding sequence ATGCTGACGCCGCCTCTCGACAACGATGCCGTGCTGTGGTCGCGCGATCCGGGGGACGATCCCCTCATCGTGTTCCTGCACGGATACGGATCCGACGAACGCGATCTGTTCGCTCTCCGCGAGCACCTGCCGGGCGATTTCGTCTATGCCTCCGTGCGCGCGCCGCTTGAGCCGCCGTTCCCGATGAGCGGCCACTCCTGGTACGCGATCGACTCACTCGACTCGCGGGATCCGGAAGCCATCACGCACGGCGCGACCCGACTGCTTGAGTGGCTGGACACTGTCTCCCCGACCCGCGTCGGCCTGATCGGGTTCTCGCAGGGCGGCGCGATCGCACTGCAGGCGCTGCGTCTCGCTCCCGAGCGGGTCGACTTCGTCGCGAACCTGTCCGGATACGCGGCTGGCGGATCGCTTCCGGGCGACGACGTGATCGCCGAGCAGCGTCCGCCCGTGTTCTGGGGGCGCGGATCCGCCGACACCGTCATCCCGCAGGCTGCGATCCAGCACACCACCGAGTGGCTGCCGGGGCACAGTGACCTCGTCGGGCGCATCTATCCCGGGCTGTCGCACGCGGTCTCCCCGCAGGAACTCGAGGACCTGGCGCGCTTCGTCGCGAAGCAGCTCGACTGA
- a CDS encoding D-2-hydroxyacid dehydrogenase family protein, whose protein sequence is MRIVVLDDYQRVAEGYADWDALGADDVRFESEPLVGDALLRALAGAEVVVAMRERTAFTAEVLAQLPDLRLLVTTGPSNAVIDVAAANARGVVVCGTESPRTATPELAWGLILAVLREIPTENAAVRDGGWQTTIGGGLDGRRLGIVGLGRLGSRMAHIGQAFGMEVVAWSQNLDADTAAAQGATRVTKEELFRTSDVVTVHYKLSERSRGLIGAAELALMKSSAILVNTSRGPLVDTDALLDALRAGRIRGAGIDVYDTEPLPRDHPLRSAPRTVLTPHIGYVTDETYRIYYGQAAEDIAAWIQGSPIRVIG, encoded by the coding sequence ATGAGGATCGTCGTGCTGGACGACTACCAGCGGGTCGCCGAGGGCTATGCCGATTGGGACGCACTCGGTGCCGATGACGTGCGGTTCGAGTCGGAACCCCTCGTGGGCGATGCGCTGCTGCGCGCCCTGGCCGGAGCGGAGGTCGTCGTCGCGATGCGCGAACGCACCGCGTTCACGGCCGAGGTGCTCGCACAGTTGCCCGACCTGCGGCTGCTCGTGACGACGGGGCCGAGCAATGCCGTAATCGATGTCGCGGCCGCCAACGCGCGCGGTGTCGTCGTGTGCGGCACCGAATCGCCCAGAACGGCGACGCCCGAGCTCGCGTGGGGGCTCATTCTTGCGGTGCTGCGGGAGATCCCGACGGAGAACGCGGCCGTTCGCGACGGCGGCTGGCAGACCACGATCGGCGGTGGCCTCGACGGCCGTCGCCTCGGCATCGTCGGCCTCGGCAGACTCGGATCCCGCATGGCGCACATCGGGCAAGCGTTCGGCATGGAGGTCGTCGCGTGGAGCCAGAACCTCGATGCCGACACCGCCGCCGCGCAGGGCGCGACCCGCGTCACCAAGGAGGAGCTGTTCCGCACCTCGGACGTCGTCACCGTGCACTACAAGCTGAGCGAGCGCAGTCGCGGGCTCATCGGCGCCGCCGAACTCGCGCTCATGAAGAGCTCGGCGATCCTCGTAAACACGTCGCGGGGTCCGCTCGTCGACACCGACGCGCTGCTCGATGCGCTCCGCGCGGGGCGGATCCGCGGCGCCGGGATCGACGTGTACGACACCGAACCGCTCCCTCGCGACCATCCGCTTCGCAGCGCCCCGCGAACTGTCCTCACGCCGCACATCGGCTACGTCACTGACGAGACCTACCGGATCTACTACGGTCAGGCCGCCGAAGACATCGCGGCATGGATCCAGGGGTCCCCAATTCGGGTCATCGGGTAG
- a CDS encoding metal-sensitive transcriptional regulator, translating to MTDHSHHGYIDGKDKVLARLRRIEGQVRGLQRMVDEEQYCIDILTQVSATKKALESVALGLLDDHLSHCVADAVREGGDVANDKITEASDAIARLVRS from the coding sequence ATGACGGATCACAGCCACCACGGCTACATCGATGGCAAGGACAAGGTGCTGGCGCGCCTGCGCCGGATCGAGGGTCAGGTGCGAGGTCTGCAGCGGATGGTCGACGAGGAGCAGTACTGCATCGACATCCTCACGCAGGTGTCGGCGACGAAGAAGGCGCTCGAGTCGGTCGCGCTCGGTCTGCTCGACGACCACCTCTCACACTGCGTCGCGGATGCCGTCCGGGAGGGTGGCGACGTGGCGAACGACAAGATCACCGAGGCGTCCGACGCGATCGCGCGCCTCGTCCGCTCATGA
- a CDS encoding heavy-metal-associated domain-containing protein — MTTKTYSVQGMTCGNCVNHVTEEVSAITGVEKVDVDLASGRLEVTASVIDDAAVKAAVNEAGYSLAAPGDLGLSPA; from the coding sequence ATGACCACCAAGACGTATTCCGTTCAGGGAATGACCTGTGGCAACTGCGTGAACCACGTGACCGAGGAGGTCTCGGCGATCACCGGCGTGGAGAAGGTCGACGTCGACCTCGCGAGCGGTCGCCTCGAGGTGACGGCGTCCGTGATCGACGACGCCGCGGTGAAGGCGGCGGTCAACGAGGCTGGCTATTCCCTTGCCGCGCCCGGCGACCTCGGCCTGAGCCCCGCGTAA
- a CDS encoding ABC-F family ATP-binding cassette domain-containing protein encodes MPVIVLDHLTFAWPDGSVALDSVSGALRAARTGLVGRNGSGKSTLLKLIAGELSPTSGAALVDDAAARVAYLPQRLTLDTRARVASLLGVATPLDAVRAIAVGDVAPERFDEVGDDWDVEARSHAALAEAGLDPSVLDRRVGELSGGEGMLAALTGIRLAAASVTLLDEPTNNLDGDARQRVYDMVRSWRGTLVIVSHDLDLLELMDATAELHGHQLTVFGGPYSEWRAAVDAEQEAARQDLTDAKKVLAKEKRQRIELETKIARRNRQGKKKAETLPTIVANAYARRAEESAGRLRIEARGKEGSAQAARDEADARIRSDDSVVFDLPDPGVAAGRRILTLGDGERQWIVQGPERVALVGPNGAGKTSLLRALLGIGDASGGAGAGDAGGGAGADGLAAADSVPGGLGATEPGSSGVGVRNARQAPGHGGLAPADPAHGGLATADPGFVGLAATDTGLKTATCAGEPDPESDTAPVADWWRCAAASKLHTDRVAYLPQRLDALDDAESAIDAVQRAAPHVPDRELRNRLARFLIRGEAAHRPIGDLSGGERFRVSIARLLLADPPPQLLVLDEPTNNLDVDTAEQLLAALRAYRGAVLIVSHDAAFLRRLAPDLTLELRDGTLAEVAASST; translated from the coding sequence ATGCCAGTAATCGTTCTCGACCACCTCACGTTCGCGTGGCCGGACGGATCCGTCGCCCTCGACAGCGTCTCCGGCGCCCTGCGCGCCGCACGCACCGGGCTTGTCGGCCGCAACGGATCCGGCAAGTCGACGCTGCTCAAGCTCATCGCGGGCGAGCTGTCGCCGACGTCCGGCGCCGCGCTCGTCGACGATGCCGCAGCCCGCGTCGCGTACCTTCCTCAGCGGCTCACGCTCGACACTCGTGCCCGGGTGGCGTCGCTCCTCGGCGTCGCCACTCCCCTCGATGCGGTACGGGCGATCGCGGTCGGCGACGTCGCTCCCGAGCGGTTCGACGAGGTCGGCGACGATTGGGACGTCGAAGCGCGGTCGCACGCGGCGCTCGCCGAAGCGGGTCTGGATCCGAGTGTGCTCGACCGACGGGTCGGCGAGTTGTCGGGAGGCGAGGGGATGCTCGCGGCGCTCACGGGGATCCGTCTCGCTGCCGCGTCCGTGACCCTGCTCGACGAGCCGACGAACAACCTCGACGGCGACGCCCGGCAGCGCGTGTACGACATGGTGCGCTCGTGGCGCGGCACACTCGTGATCGTGTCGCACGACCTCGACTTGCTCGAGCTCATGGACGCCACCGCCGAGCTGCACGGGCACCAGCTCACGGTGTTCGGCGGACCGTACTCGGAGTGGCGCGCGGCGGTCGACGCGGAGCAGGAGGCCGCGCGGCAAGACCTCACGGACGCCAAGAAGGTGCTCGCCAAGGAGAAGCGCCAGCGGATCGAGCTCGAGACGAAGATCGCGCGCCGCAACCGCCAGGGTAAGAAGAAGGCCGAGACACTGCCGACGATCGTGGCGAATGCGTACGCGCGACGGGCGGAGGAGTCAGCCGGCCGCCTGCGGATCGAGGCCCGTGGGAAGGAGGGTTCGGCCCAGGCCGCGCGAGATGAGGCCGACGCGCGGATCCGCTCGGACGATTCAGTGGTCTTCGATCTGCCGGACCCCGGCGTGGCGGCGGGACGGCGCATCCTGACGCTCGGTGACGGCGAGCGGCAGTGGATCGTGCAGGGCCCGGAGCGGGTGGCGCTCGTCGGTCCGAACGGCGCCGGCAAGACCTCCCTGCTGCGGGCGCTGCTGGGGATCGGCGATGCCAGCGGGGGCGCGGGGGCCGGTGACGCCGGCGGCGGCGCGGGGGCCGACGGACTGGCGGCCGCGGATTCGGTGCCAGGCGGACTGGGAGCGACAGAGCCGGGGTCCAGCGGAGTGGGAGTCCGCAACGCACGCCAGGCTCCGGGACATGGTGGGCTGGCTCCCGCGGATCCCGCACACGGTGGGCTCGCGACGGCAGATCCAGGCTTCGTTGGGCTCGCGGCGACGGATACGGGGCTCAAAACCGCGACGTGTGCGGGAGAACCAGATCCGGAATCTGACACCGCGCCCGTCGCGGACTGGTGGCGTTGCGCTGCGGCGTCGAAGCTGCATACCGACCGGGTGGCGTACCTGCCGCAGCGACTGGACGCGCTGGATGACGCCGAGTCGGCGATCGACGCGGTGCAGCGGGCGGCGCCGCATGTTCCCGATCGAGAGCTGCGCAATCGCCTCGCGCGGTTCCTCATCCGTGGCGAAGCAGCGCACCGACCGATCGGCGACCTCTCCGGCGGTGAGCGCTTCCGCGTCTCGATCGCGCGGCTGCTGCTCGCGGATCCGCCGCCCCAGCTGTTGGTACTGGACGAACCGACGAACAACCTCGACGTCGACACGGCCGAACAGCTGCTCGCAGCGCTGCGCGCCTACCGCGGAGCCGTGCTGATCGTCAGCCACGACGCGGCGTTCCTGCGGCGACTCGCCCCCGACCTCACGCTCGAGCTGCGCGATGGGACGTTGGCGGAGGTAGCGGCGAGCTCCACCTGA